One genomic window of Fusarium keratoplasticum isolate Fu6.1 chromosome 3, whole genome shotgun sequence includes the following:
- a CDS encoding Splicing factor subunit encodes MADKLRTQQELERLQAKYIGTGHPDTTSWEWRTNIQRDTYSSIAGHRPLLSYIALAENEPLAKVRAQMIRKMVQPCGPPPQRED; translated from the exons ATG GCCGACAAGCTCCGCACCCAGCAAGAACTCGAGCGCCTCCAGGCAAAGTACATCGGCACCGGCCACCCGGACACGACGAGCTGGGAGTGGCGGACCAACATCCAGCGCGACACGTACTCTTCCATCGCCGGCCACCGACCGCTCCTCTCGTACATTGCGCTCGCCGAGAACGAACCCCTCGCCAAGGTCCGCGCCCAGATGATCCGA AAAATGGTGCAGCCTTGCggaccaccaccacagcGCGAAGATTAA
- a CDS encoding translation elongation factor EF-1 alpha — translation MGKEDKTHLNVVVIGHVDSGKSTTTGHLIYQCGGIDKRTIEKFEKEAAELGKGSFKYAWVLDKLKAERERGITIDIALWKFETPRYYVTVIDAPGHRDFIKNMITGTSQADCAILIIAAGTGEFEAGISKDGQTREHALLAYTLGVKNLIVAINKMDTTKWSESRYQEIIKETSNFIKKVGYNPKAVAFVPISGFHGDNMLTPSTNCPWYKGWEREIKSGKLTGKTLLEAIDSIEPPKRPVDKPLRLPLQDVYKIGGIGTVPVGRIETGVIKPGMVVTFAPSNVTTEVKSVEMHHEQLSEGLPGDNVGFNVKNVSVKEIRRGNVAGDSKNDPPLGAASFTAQVIVLNHPGQVGAGYAPVLDCHTAHIACKFAEIQEKIDRRTGKAVESAPKFIKSGDSAIVKMVPSKPMCVEAFTDYPPLGRFAVRDMRQTVAVGVIKAVEKAAAGSGKVTKSAAKAAKK, via the exons ATGGGTaaggaggacaagactcacctcaacgtcgtcgtcatcggccACGTCGACTCTGGCAAGTCGACCACC ACCGGTCACTTGATCTACCAGTGCGGTGGTATCGACAAGCGAACCATCGAGAAGTTCGAGAAG GAAGCTGCTGAGCTCGGTAAGGGTTCCTTCAAGTACGCCTGggtccttgacaagctcaaggccgagcgTGAGCGTGGTATCACCATCGACATTGCCCTCTGGAAGTTCGAGACTCCCCGCTACTATGTCACCGTCATTG ACGCCCCCGGCCACCGTGATTTCATCAAGAACATGATCACTGGTACTTCCCAGGCCGACTGCGCCATTCTCATCATTGCCGCCGGTACTGGTGAGTTCGAGGCTGGTATCTCCAAGGATGGCCAGACCCGTGAGCACGCCCTGCTCGCCTACACCCTCGGTGTCAAGAACCTCATTgtcgccatcaacaagatggaCACCACCAAGTGGTCCGAGTCCCGTTACCaggagatcatcaaggagacctccaacttcatcaagaaggtcgGCTACAACCCCAAGGCTGTCGCTTTCGTCCCCATCTCCGGTTTCCACGGCGACAACATGCTTACTCCCTCCACCAACTGCCCCTGGTACAAGGGCTGGGAGCGTGAGATCAAGTCCGGCAAGCTCACTGGCAAGACcctcctcgaggccattgacTCCATCGAGCCCCCCAAGCGTCCCGTCGACAAGCCCCTCCGACTTCCCCTCCAGGATGTCTACAAGATCGGTGGTATTGGCACGGTTCCCGTCGGCCGTATCGAGACTGGTGTCATCAAGCCCGGTATGGTCGTTACCTTCGCCCCCTCCAACGTCACCACTGAAGTCAAGTCCGTCGAGATGCACCACGAGCAGCTCTCTGAGGGTCTTCCCGGTGACAACGTCGGCTTCAACGTGAAGAACGTCtccgtcaaggagatccgACGTGGCAACGTCGCTGGTGACTCCAAGAACGACCCCCCTCTGGGTGCCGCCTCTTTCACCGCCCAGGTCATTGTCCTCAACCACCCTGGCCAGGTCGGTGCCGGTTACGCCCCCGTTCTGGACTGCCACACTGCCCACATTGCCTGCAAGTTCGCCGAGATCCAGGAGAAGATCGACCGCCGAACTGGTAAGGCTGTTGAGTCCGCCCCCAAGTTCATCAAGTCTGGTGACTCCGCCATCGTCAAGATGGTTCCCTCCAAGCCCATGTGCGTTGAGGCTTTCACTGACTACCCCCCTCTGGGCCGTTTCGCCGTCCGTGACATGCGACAGACCGTTGCTGTCGGTGtcatcaaggccgtcgagaaggctgctgctggctccggcaaggtcaccaagtccgctgccaaggctgccaagaagtaA
- a CDS encoding MAGE domain-containing protein: MPPQRNRRARALEDDGSEEDVRPRQRRRNSLDDQENEDDLDDEERDDEEMNQHPGRSADEQMAKKLVRYAISCEYSRTTIRRDGIKERVLGNQGRSFKRVFDLAQKQLREVWGMELRELPVREKMTLHEKRQAMKSQSQPKANSNAFILTSTLPEAYRTAAILQPSKTPSADDEATYSAFYTLVISTIWLNGGELSEQKLQRYLTRLNADQNVSMDKTELILKKMEKQGYVIKRVDKPLAGQDGDHTITWHVGPRAKEEVGLDGVMGMVREVYGESWGEDMEKKLRSSLNIKHQRVDGDEQDEPDGDTTTVE; the protein is encoded by the exons ATGCCCCCTCAAAGAAATCGCCGTGCTCGTGCC CTTGAGGACGATGGATCTGAAGAGGATGttcgtcctcgtcaacgCCGGCGCAACTCTTTGGACGACCAAGAAAACGAAGACGACCTAGACGACGAGGAGCGTGACGACGAAGAAATGAACCAACACCCTGGCCGGAGCGCGGACGAGcagatggccaagaagttGGTTCGATATGCGATTTCGTGTGAATATTCCAGAACAACCATCCGAAGAGATGGTATTAAGGAGCGAG TTCTCGGTAACCAAGGGCGCTCCTTCAAGCGCGTCTTCGACTTGGCGCAAAAGCAACTACGAGAGGTCTGGGGCATGGAGCTACGAGAGCTGCCCgtgagggagaagatgaCTCTCCACGAGAAGCGCCAAG CAATGAAGAGCCAGTCGCAGCCCAAGGCAAACTCGAATGCCTTCATCCTCACATCGACATTACCAGAAGCCTACCGAACCGCGGCGATCCTCCAACCGTCCAAAACCCCAAGCGCAGACGACGAAGCCACATACTCAGCCTTTTATACGCTTGTTATCTCAACCATCTGGCTCAATGGCGGGGAACTGAGTGAGCAGAAGCTGCAACGCTATCTCACACGGCTGAACGCGGACCAGAATGTTTCTATGGACAAGACGGAACTGATActcaagaagatggagaagcagggATACGTGATCAAGAGGGTCGACAAACCTCTCGCGGGCCAGGACGGAGATCACACAATCACATGGCACGTCGGCCCGCGCGCAAAAGAAGAGGTTGGTCTGGATGGAGTCATGGGCATGGTGCGAGAGGTCTACGGCGAGAGCTGGGGCGAGgacatggagaagaagctgcgcTCGAGTCTGAACATCAAACATCAGCGCGTAGACGGCGATGAGCAGGACGAGCCAGACGGAGACACCACCACGGTGGAATGA